The proteins below are encoded in one region of Pongo pygmaeus isolate AG05252 chromosome 20, NHGRI_mPonPyg2-v2.0_pri, whole genome shotgun sequence:
- the PTPRH gene encoding LOW QUALITY PROTEIN: receptor-type tyrosine-protein phosphatase H (The sequence of the model RefSeq protein was modified relative to this genomic sequence to represent the inferred CDS: inserted 3 bases in 3 codons), with amino-acid sequence MAGAGGGLRVWGNLVLLGLCSWTGARAAAPNPVRNLRVEAQTNSSIALSWEVPDGPDPQNSTYWVQCAGDGGRTETRTTRDTNVTVDGLGPGSLYTFSVWVEKDGVNSSVETVTSATAPNPVRNLRVEAQTNSSIALSWEVPDGPDPQNSTYGVEYTGDGGRPETRSTADTNITVDGLEPGSLYAFSVWVGKNGINSSRETQNATTAPNPVRXPESGGSDHQLHLPELGGPRWPRPTELHLLXFSALETVAEQRLEPQETPTSPXDGLGPGSLYTFSVWVEKDGVNSSVETVTSATAPNPVRNLRVEAQTNSSIALTWEVPDGPDPQNSTYGVEYTGDGGRPETRSTADTNITVDGLEPGSLYAFSVWVGKNGINSSRETQNATTAPNPVRNLRVEAQTTSSISLSWEVPDGPDPQNSTYWVQCTGDGGRTETRTTRDTNVTVDGLGPGSLYTFSVWVEKDGVNSSVETVTSATVPNPVRNLHMETQTNSSIALSWEVPDGPDLQDYTYWVEYTGDGGGTETRNTTNTSVTAEGLEPGTLYTFSVWAEKHGARGSRQNVSISTAPSEVTDLQNETQTKNSVMLWWKAPGDPHSQLYVYWVQWASKGRPQRGQDPQANWVNQTGRTNETWYKVEALEPGTLYNFTVWAERNDVASSMQSLCASTYPDAVTITSCVSASAGYGVHLTWSCPQGGYEAFELEVGGQRGSQDRSSCGEAVSVLGLRPAQSYPATITTIWDGMKVVSLSVVCHTESAGVIAGAIVGILLFLVLVGLPIFFLKRRNKKQQKPELRDLVFSSPGDIPAEDFADHVRKNERDSNCGFADEYQQLSLVGHSQSQMVASASENNAKNRYRNVLPYDWSRVPLKPIHEEPGSDYINASFMPGLWSPQEFIATQGPLPQTVGDFWRLVWEQQSHTLVMLTNCMEAGRVKCEHYWPLDSQPCTHGHLRVTLVGEEVMENWTVRELQLLQVEEQKTLSVRQFHYQAWPDHGVPSSPDTLLAFWRMLRQWLDQTMEGGPPIVHCSAGVGRTGTLIALDVLLRQLQSEGLLGPFSFVRKMRESRPLMVQTEAQYVFLHQCILRFLQQSAQAPAKKEVTYENVENLIYENVAAIQTHKLEV; translated from the exons ATGGCGGGGGCTGGCGGGGGCCTCAGGGTCTGGGGGAACCTGGTGCTGCTG GGCCTGTGCAGCTGGACAGGGGCCAGGGCAGCCG CTCCCAACCCAGTGAGGAACCTGAGAGTGGAGGCTCAGACCAACAGCTCCATCGCCCTGAGCTGGGAGGTCCCCGATGGCCCAGACCCACAGaactccacctactgggttcagtGCGCTGGAGACGGTGGCAGAACAGAGACTCGAACCACAAGAGACACCAACGTCACCGTGGATGGACTTGGACCCGGGTCATTGTATACGTTTTCTGTGTGGGTGGAGAAAGATGGAGTAAATAGCTCTGTGGAGACTGTCACTAGTGCCACAG CTCCCAACCCAGTGAGGAACCTGAGAGTGGAGGCTCAGACCAACAGCTCCATCGCCCTGAGCTGGGAGGTCCCCGATGGCCCAGACCCACAGAACTCCACCTACGGGGTTGAGTACACTGGAGATGGTGGCAGACCAGAGACTCGAAGCACAGCTGACACCAACATCACTGTGGATGGACTTGAACCCGGGTCTTTGTATGCGTTTTCCGTGTGGGTGGGGAAGAATGGAATCAACAGCTCCCGGGAGACTCAAAATGCCACCACAG CCCCCAACCCAGTGA AACCTGAGAGTGGAGGCTCAGACCACCAGCTCCATCTCCCTGAGCTGGGAGGTCCCCGATGGCCCAGACCCACAGaactccacctac ggttcagtGCACTGGAGACGGTGGCAGAACAGAGACTCGAACCACAAGAGACACCAACGTCAC TGGATGGACTTGGACCCGGGTCATTGTATACGTTTTCTGTGTGGGTGGAGAAAGATGGAGTAAATAGCTCTGTGGAGACTGTCACTAGTGCCACAG CTCCCAACCCAGTGAGGAACCTGAGAGTGGAGGCTCAGACCAACAGCTCCATCGCCCTGACCTGGGAGGTCCCCGATGGCCCAGACCCACAGAACTCCACCTACGGGGTTGAGTACACTGGAGATGGTGGCAGACCAGAGACTCGAAGCACAGCTGACACCAACATCACTGTGGATGGACTTGAACCCGGGTCTTTGTATGCGTTTTCCGTGTGGGTGGGGAAGAATGGAATCAACAGCTCCCGGGAGACTCAAAATGCCACCACAG CCCCCAACCCAGTGAGGAACCTGAGAGTGGAGGCTCAGACCACCAGCTCCATCTCCCTGAGCTGGGAGGTCCCCGATGGCCCAGACCCACAGaactccacctactgggttcagtGCACTGGAGACGGTGGCAGAACAGAGACTCGAACCACAAGAGACACCAATGTCACCGTGGATGGACTTGGACCCGGGTCATTGTATACGTTTTCTGTGTGGGTGGAGAAAGATGGAGTAAATAGCTCTGTGGAGACTGTCACTAGTGCCACAG TCCCCAACCCAGTGAGAAACCTCCATATGGAGACTCAGACCAACAGCTCCATCGCCCTGAGCTGGGAAGTCCCCGATGGCCCAGACCTTCAGGACTACACCTACTGGGTAGAGTACACTGGAGATGGTGGTGGAACTGAGACCCGAAACACAACAAATACCAGTGTGACAGCTGAGGGACTTGAACCCGGAACCTTGTACACATTCTCTGTATGGGCAGAAAAACATGGAGCACGCGGCTCCAGGCAGAATGTCAGCATCTCCACAG CTCCCAGTGAGGTCACAGATCTCCAGAATGAAACTCAGACTAAGAACTCAGTCATGCTGTGGTGGAAGGCCCCTGGAGACCCCCACTCTCAGTTGTACGTATACTGGGTCCAGTGGGCCAGCAAGGGACGTCCCCAGAGGGGGCAAGATCCCCAAGCGAATTGGGTCAACCAGACTGGCAGGACCAATGAGACATGGTACAAGGTGGAGGCCCTGGAACCCGGGACTCTGTACAACTTCACCGTGTGGGCAGAGAGGAATGACGTAGCCAGTTCCATGCAGAGCCTCTGTGCATCCACAT ACCCAGACGCAGTCACCATCACTTCCTGTGTCAGCGCCTCAGCGGGCTATGGAGTCCACTTGACCTGGTCCTGCCCCCAGGGAGGCTACGAGGCCTTTGAGttggaggtgggaggacagcgGGGCTCCCAGGACAGATCTTCATGTGGGGAGGCTGTGTCTGTGTTGGGGCTCAGGCCGGCTCAGTCCTACCCAGCCACCATCACGACCATCTGGGACGGAATGAAGGTTGTGTCTCTCTCTGTGGTCTGCCACACCGAGAGTGCAG GGGTCATTGCCGGAGCCATTGTGGGCATCCTCCTGTTTCTCGTCCTCGTGGGCCTGCCGATTTTCTTCCTAAAGAggag GAATAAGAAGCAGCAGAAACCAGAACTCAGGGATCTGGTCTTCAG CTCCCCAGGGGACATCCCGGCTGAAGACTTTGCTGACCACGTCAGGAAGAATGAGAGGGACAGCAACTGCGGTTTTGCAGATGAGTACCAG CAACTCTCCCTGGTGGGCCACAGCCAGTCTCAGATGGTAGCTTCGGCTTCAGAGAACAACGCCAAGAACCGCTACAGAAATGTGCTGCCCT ATGATTGGTCCCGGGTGCCCCTGAAGCCCATCCACGAGGAGCCAGGCTCTGACTACATCAATGCCAGCTTCATGCCC GGTCTCTGGAGCCCCCAGGAGTTCATTGCAACCCAGGGTCCCCTGCCACAGACGGTGGGTGACTTCTGGCGCCTGGTGTGGGAACAGCAGAGCCACACCCTGGTCATGCTGACCAACTGCATGGAGGCCGGCCGG gtgaAGTGTGAGCATTACTGGCCTTTGGACTCACAGCCCTGCACCCATGGGCACCTGCGGGTAACCCTGGTAGGTGAGGAAGTGATGGAGAACTGGACGGTGCGGGAACTGCAGCTCCTCCAG GTGGAGGAGCAGAAGACGCTATCCGTGCGGCAATTCCACTACCAGGCCTGGCCGGATCACGGCGTTCCCTCCTCCCCAGACACCCTGCTGGCTTTCTGGAGGATGCTCCGGCAGTGGCTGGATCAGACCATGGAGGGAGGCCCACCCATTGTGCACTGCAG TGCTGGCGTGGGTCGCACAGGCACCCTCATTGCCCTGGACGTCCTGCTCCGGCAGCTGCAGTCCGAGGGTCTCCTTGGGCCCTTCAGCTTTGTGAGGAAGATGAGAGAGAGTCGGCCGTTGATGGTGCAGACTGAG gctcagtACGTATTCCTGCACCAGTGCATCCTGCGGTTCCTCCAACAGTCAGCCCAGGCCCCAGCCAAGAAGGAAGTCACGTATGAGAATGTGGAAAACCTCATCTACGAGAACGTGGCTGCCATCCAGACCCACAAGTTGGAGGTCTAA